A stretch of DNA from Dioscorea cayenensis subsp. rotundata cultivar TDr96_F1 chromosome 4, TDr96_F1_v2_PseudoChromosome.rev07_lg8_w22 25.fasta, whole genome shotgun sequence:
GCAGCAAGTGTGTCTGTTCTTGAAACAGATATCCAAGTTGATATAGAGGGAGTGTACTCTGATTCCAATGGCAATAAGAACCAATATACCCTTATACCCCTTGTTCTGGGGAAGTCTGAATCAGGAACTGTTGAGGAAGGAAAGTTTAACTACTATAAGTTTTCCATTGAAGATAACATGAGGGAGGAGGTTGCATCTGGGATTGCAAATCTTGAAGTAAGAATAGAGGTTGACTCATGTGATGGGGACACCAATGTATATGTATCTAGGCATCCATTGGTTTTCCCAACTCCTCACCTTCATGAATGGTCTTCTCATGAGATGGGCTCAAAAAGATTGATTCTTAATCAGAGGGATCCAAGTATGGTTGCCGGTACCTACAGCATTGGGGTCTTTGGTTTCAAGGGACTTACTAGATATAGTATATCGGTTGTTCTTAACAATAACAATGTCCATAAAGTCGGAGAACAAGCTAATACTTCATCTCAAACTGATATGGATTCTTCAGAATGTCGGAATTGCAGACACTTAATATCAAACCGGACGTTGATGCTTCATGAAGCCTACTGCATCAGACACAATGTTCTTTGCCAGCACGATGGTTGTGGCATTGTTCTTAAGAAGGAAGAAGCAGAAAATCACGCACATTGTACCAAGTGTGGAAGGGGCTTATCACAGGGAGAGATGGAGAAGCATATGAAAGTTTTTCACGAGCCTATTCATTGTTCATGCGGAATCATGCTAGAGAAGGAGGACATGGTAATTCTTACATACATGTTTGCTTTGTGGCCATGCACCTTCTTTTAATGTTGGTCATAATTTGTATTTATGGTGTCTTATTCAGAGTTGATTAACATTCGTATTGATCACAGGTTCAACATCAAATCTCGCAATGCCCGCTGCGGCTAATTACATGTCGTTTTTGTGGAGACATGGTTCAAGCAGGGAGCTTAGCAGTTGATGCCCGGGATAGGTTGAGAGGACTCTCTGAGCACGAAAGTATTTGTGGGTCGAGAACGGCGCCATGTGATTCATGTGGCAGGTCAGTGATGCTAAAGGAGATGGATATTCATGTGATTGCAGTGCACCAGAAGAGTTGACAGCTTAAGTAtgattttcatcttcttcaatgaTTCAGTTTCCTTTGCATGGTTTTGCAATGGAAAAATCATTATTGCCAGCTTTGGAACTCTCTCTTGTGGATTTCTGTATTTGTGTTAGGTTTCATTTCAAAACAAGTGATTACTGTATAAACGAATCCTGGGGCTGTGTTGTGCTATTGTCCTGGGACTTACCAGAAATCTCTGTTCAATTTGTCTTCAGTCCCTGGAGCTTCTAGGCTCATTAGATTCTTGTTGCATTGGTctataattttgtaaaaataagttGTTTGTTTCACTGGTTTATTTTTGAAGACCATATGAATCTTTTAAATGGACGTGAAACTGTAATCCTGTTCCTTCAGACAAC
This window harbors:
- the LOC120259089 gene encoding LOW QUALITY PROTEIN: uncharacterized protein LOC120259089 (The sequence of the model RefSeq protein was modified relative to this genomic sequence to represent the inferred CDS: deleted 1 base in 1 codon) yields the protein MDFELRAAREKLEREQRERKAKAKAKLEKERKAKAEAARQRDAIEAVQRTRRIDAASALLQAEQQMEENLLIGKGVVFSRILEASLCEGYGDKIKLPPSCFSELSEQGALDKGPMYFRLSKVDNHASSGSDISGHTPGTTYSGVLEFTASEGSVELPPHVWNNLFLGGRPDVPLVDVCYVSLLKGTYAKLQSEDTSFFDVPNHKAVLETTLRRHATLSQGDIITVNHGELVYRLQVLDLKPAASVSVLETDIQVDIEGVYSDSNGNKNQYTLIPLVLGKSESGTVEEGKFNYYKFSIEDNMREEVASGIANLEVRIEVDSCDGDTNVYVSRHPLVFPTPHLHEWSSHEMGSKRLILNQRDPSMVAGTYSIGVFGFKGLTRYSISVVLNNNNVHKVGEQANTSSQTDMDSSECRNCRHLISNRTLMLHEAYCIRHNVLCQHDGCGIVLKKEEAENHAHCTKCGRGLSQGEMEKHMKVFHEPIHCSCGIMLEKEDMVQHQISQCPLRLITCRFCGDMVQAGSLAVDARDRLRGLSEHESICGSRTAPCDSCGRSVMLKEMDIHVIAVHQKS